DNA sequence from the Bombus pyrosoma isolate SC7728 linkage group LG12, ASM1482585v1, whole genome shotgun sequence genome:
CGATAAAAGCTCTTTCGAGCGGCATCGCGAAAACAATTTGTCTCACGTTCTgatcttcgaattttaatttcagtatCGTACCCGAAAAAGAATCTACGAATAACTGCAGCAAGGAATAAATTTTGGGAATTAAATATCACAATCGATAGTTGTTTCTTGGCCTGAAAACGGCATTCACCTAATCGCACtatattcttttatccaaCGAACGTGTACGcgcattatttttatttaagaagatATCGACCGATGCTATGAAAGGACATTGAAACCGCCAGCACTTCTGGGGTTAACGCAAGGGATGGTCCACGTGAAATAGGCCATCcaaatatttcctttccaTGAGAATACGTGAGAACAGCATTgatgaattttttgtaaaaattttattgtaatacgaaatttcaatGGAAAGTTTTATAAATCACGCGTAAGGAAAAATAGAACTTCAAGGAATAGAAAAAGGTAAGGATTTATattactgaaaaattattccaattcgctttatttatctaaattagTAAAGATATGCAAATATCAATTAACATGTCTACTATAGATAAACGAATGAAAGATACAACTCTCTAGGGCATGAAGAAGTTTGATTCAGTGATAAAGTATTCGAAAACGTTTCCTATAGACTATAAGCATTAATCCATCGTGACCCAATATCATTCGCAGGACGAGACAGCGAAGCAGACTCAAGAACCTGTTTTGCACCTGACGACTGTCATGTAAGATGCGGATTTCCGGTTATTCCAGAAACTGGAGTTGAAATCGGAAGCTGACTAAAAATGACGAATGTCATTGGGATTATGATatcaaacgaacgaaatatcgTTGCAGCAATTGTTCTTGTCAGTAGAATAAGCTACGATAGCTTAGGGTTTAGGGGACTAACGATATAGAAATCGTAAGAAAGcgaacgaaaagagaaaaagagaaagaaagagaaaaagagagagagagaaagaaaaaaaggcaTAAGAGAAAAGgtaaaatggaagaagaaaataagcaTAAGATAAAGACAAAGATAGCAAAggggaggaagagaggaaagagaagggaTATagtaaagaagagaaaaggaaaaagagagagaaagagagaaacgtaGGGCCTAAACCAGCCGAAAAACGCGCTCATTGACCATTGCATTCGAGCCATCTCTCGCAGGGAAGCCCGGCTTTGACCCGGTAGCCGGCGGCGGCACAGTCCGCGCGGCTGCCTGACGCATTGCAGGTGCGCGTCGGCCAATCACAGGCCTGGTTAGTTCGCCCGGACTTGTCCTGTAAACACGACCGCACCCACCCCGCATGTAAAGCGGATTTGCACGATTGTCTATGACGACCGTTCTCTACGTTGGACGTCGTGTCGTTCCTACTTCTTCCCATTTGTCCAATTAAAAACCAGTCGTTTTTTCAGGGTTTTCGCAGAGGAGAAGCCGCACGGAACTATCTGTCGATCGCGTAGGAAACGACGCAGCGCATCGCCGCGTGAACTCCCCTTAACCCCCGTCTAGACCGTCGACCAATCAGGAGACACCGTCATGTAGCCCGTTAGGGGCGGCGTAGTGATACCTGACCGAGACAAGCGGCAGAGAGGCTCGTACACCGAGAGAGAACGGTGGACTCCATTGCTGTTCGGAGTGCGTTTCTCGTCGGCTGTGTCGTATTGCGTGTCTGTCCGCGCTTTCGTGCACACAAGTTTTACTTTCCACGTTGGCCCAGAGAGAGATTGTGAATAGTATCCTTTGTGTTCAGTGCCTAAACCGATATTTCAAATCGTCGAGCGTACTGAGATATAAAAGAACCGAGCCAAAATGGTAAGTCGAATATGCTTTCTTTCCTGGTGCGTGTGCCTATGCGGACGTCGTTCAGCGGTCCCTCGCCCTCACCCTCCTCCTAGGCTTTCGTTTGCCGCATTGACGCGTCGAGTGCACGTGCAACCTACCGATACGCATTTATTGCaaaacttcttttcttccatttttatcCGATTCAAAAGATTTCATTTCCAGATCCTAtgatatttttccactttattCTACGTATGTTTTTTTTACCTACGCACTATTGCAATATTACATTCGTAATGGCCGGTATGCGGAGATGGACCGACTATCGATCCATTTCTACTCCGATGGCTTACATACGTTTTTCTCAGTCTCTTTCGAGATGTCATGAATTGTGAAACTTCCTCCGATAAAAATCGCAAAGAAGCATCGAACGATCTAAACAGGAAACaatgatttttcaaatcttcCGGCCGACCGTCAAGATACAGCGTTATGATAAGGCGCTACGGTGAAAACTTTTTCAGAGTCAACGTCGTTCGTATTACGTTGTGTCATGTATCAATGTAATGTGTAACGGTACGTTGGAATATGGAATGACGTGAGAAAACTTccttaaaattgttaattcacaacttttatgtacataaaataccTTATCTTTAGATTATCAAATCTAATGAGATAATAATTGCtatcgtatttctttttgGATACATCAAGGAATTCCAATTGACGATAAGTTACTAGCGctaaattcgaataaatacatttttcttcatttattcGCCAAAAAAGTTCAAGTTTTAtgtgagatatttctaaacgTAACAATAGTTGTTGCATATGCTGGATAAAATATTGTCGCTTATAGACTTGATACACCTCAgtatcgttttcgtttcgaaaggAACTTGTTTTCATTGTACAGTACAAACTCCAATATTTCATCCAATTTTTATCTTGTATCTAGCAGATTATTTTTTCGCAAATTTTTTAGGATTAAAGTAATGAAAGAGTACAATAATCttgtacattttcttttatcattcgtAATCCGTTTTTTTCGCGATATTCACTGTTTTTCTTATGTAGCATATAGTATTCGACACAGTCAACCGTTACACGGTATACCTCACTATTGATTTTCGCGGTCTCTTGCTGTTGCGCCAATTTCCCTGATTCCTTGTACGTTCTTGCACTCATCTTCTTCTAACGATGACTTCAATTAACTTTTCacaaaagttaattttttttaataggaaaatataaatattaaattctacattttatttttatacttaatcACGAGAACTTTATGAGAATTTTATactcataatataatataaacacattttttgtatattttctaattacataatttcaatttttatgatttcaaaTCAAACAACATCatacgctatgtagtattcaaatttttgaaaatattttccatttttagtTGCAGTTTTATGATATTCAACGATGTTGGTCGATCGTCTTACCGCATAACCTAAAATATAGATACGACCATTCTAAAGTGTTTCTTaagcatataaatatttagtttttataaataaaccttcagttgtattaaaaattaattatactcCAATGTAATATAAACTTTTTTAGTTACGTTCttaacgaatatatatatatatatataatatatatatatatatatatatatttcttttatatatacttttattttatatactttccttttaataaacaactgaaatattaaatatcgaattattagtttatttatgacatttgtttttatataggTCTAGGTGCTCAAtggatatttttgtataaagtaTATAGAAGAAAGCATAGTAtgtagtacatatatatataaatatatatttatatatatacacaactGACCTATATCGTAAGGTGTTTTATTCTAGAAGTCATAGGCTGATTTAAAacaactttttatattaacgaCTGCATTTCcgtatcatttatttaatagttcTTCGTCtacaaatacaaaaagtatttaattcgttattttatttagggATCTGATTATAGCAACAGCTAATTATTTCTTAGATATTCTTCGACCGCAACGAGCTtatggtaaatatttattgatagtTAAGCAGccacgatattttatttagaactAAGGTTGAATGAATTGGATTTgctatgaaataaaacaaatacttTAAGTTTAATTGGTTGTTAGATGTATACACTTGCGATTGAACGTATACAAATGCAAGCATAGCTTCATTTGAGAAATGAATTCTTCATATAGTATAAGTTTATCGTATGGTTTGACTTGTTAGATTGAATCTCGGTTGTGTGTCTCGGTTAGATGTTTGATTGAATCTAATTCGAGTAAGAATCGAAGCTTCTTCAAGCGTTCGAGCTTCGCTCTACGATTTTTCAAAGATGCACGTTGATTATCAGGTGTCAAAAATCTTAATTTTCCAATCAACGGTATCCTAAGTATCTCGAccacccccccccccctcgcGCTTTTCCTTGGTGAGGGTGGGGCAATACCTGAACGGACGTGAAGCGGTCCTAGTTTTCAGCAAGGTGGCGGCATTTCCTCCAGATCGAAGTATCGGCAATGCATTAAAGAGCGTTATGCGTTAAGCatgaaagaaatgagaaattttacagaaaataatgtttattgcTGTTAGGAATTTTACTcaaaaataatctttctttGTAATCGTGTTACGAGTCTTGCCAATGAAAActtaacatattatttttgtgagcgtttctacaaaatatagaattcttcattttctcagCATACACACTTACTCCATATGACATACTTCAGAAAAAAGTATATCTTCAGTACATACTCATAACTATCAAGTATataaacaatagaaaatatatatatatttatgtattttataaaagagaaatataattccaATTATTGCAACTAATAGAAAggtattttatgatatatcaAATCTGTATgatgtttgataaaataaagatcCCATGTAACtgatttaacaaaattttaactaggttcttttaacaatattatgCTAATAATATGGACATGTAActgtaacttttattttttatttcaaggcTGATCAACTCACAGAGGAGCAAATTGCAGAATTTAAGGAAGCATTTTCGCTATTTGATAAGGATGGGGATGGTACTATCACAACCAAAGAGTTGGGTACAGTTATGCGATCGCTAGGACAAAATCCTACAGAAGCTGAGCTTCAGGATATGATCAATGAAGTGGATGCAGATGGTATTTTATCctaatcttattttataactGACATATAACTCATTGCGttgttattattcattatgcaatttttgtatttcttatattGCATGTGATATCAACATCATTTTCAAATCTATCAATTTAGAATCAATCATTTAAGATATTTGCATAATGAAAGAATGTTTTTTTTACACTATTATCATTATCTCATTGTTAAAAACATTGGAAAAAATCTGATTTCAGAAAAAATCAAAACTAAAAATACTTGGAATTGTAGGTAATGGCACAATCGATTTTCCGGAGTTCTTAACCATGATGGCTCGCAAAATGAAGGATACTGACAGTGAGGAGGAAATTAGGGAGGCCTTCAGAGTATTTGATAAGGATGGAAACGGTTTCATATCTGCAGCGGAACTCAGACATGTTATGACAAATCTTGGCGAGAAACTCACTGATGAGGAAGTTGATGAAATGATTCGGGAGGCTGACATTGATGGTGATGGCCAAGTTAATTATGAAGGTTgtgcaattaaatttatatttactgtaatttctaaattaaattacttttatcaatatttcgtaaattttgattaaaagttttaaagcATTTGTGTAATTTCTAagtttaaattacatatttgcaataataacTCTAACTgtgttattttctttgtctAGAATTCGTCACAATGATGACATCAAAGTGAATGCAACCTGTGTAATGGAAAAACTTGCAACTTGGAGTGGTGTTgacgtattaaaataaatcaagaaacaaagaaaaatataatattaacaaaaacgAATCGACcagaaagtgaaaaaaatcTTGTATCTGGACGCAAAGATGTCTTTAAAACGCGAAAAGTCAACGTCCAACACGCGTTAATCATCATTAACGATAAGTAATACAGggcaattgtttaattaaagagTTATACCACTAAAAATCATTATCTCTAAATACACAAAATACTTAACTACACAcaacataaacataaaaatacatattacacacacacataaacgaatacaaaaaatatgcaGCACACACATAAACACATCTATACATAAAAGATGATTTATTtccgtataaaaaatataattatatatatatataaaaatgttagatatatatatgtataaaaaaacaGACGCGCATGTTTGTTgatgataaaagtaaatagTGTTTCCCtactttcctctctttttggCCTTTTCCTGTTTCTTCTCTGCACGTATCTTTGAAGACTTTCACATGCAAGTTTTCCTTGTAAATTCTACTTTTCAATGTattgaaaaaagattattaatcAGTAgacagaagagaggaaaagtattaaaagaagGGAATAATCTACAGGCTATTATAGCGCATTGTGTAGGTTCGTTTATTGATCGagataaattggaaatttattctacTTGTTTCTCGATCAAGAAGAACGTGCTTATGTCATCGATACAGCATTTGTTGTAGCGAAAAGTTTTATCAGTAACGTACATGTTAAGCGTTTGTTTTACTTTGCCAAAGAAAATTCGGATTGGACATCGTTTTCCAGAGTTCGAAATATAATGTCTTCGACCTTTGGTTTATCGATGATTCCGTACATACTGAATTCGTTACTACGCCATAAtggataatttaattcttttaatagcTGAGAAATAGTATCAAAGAAAAAGTATTAGgaggattaaaaaaaaataaggagTATCCTCGAGAAGTTCAGAGATGCGCGTAATGCTATCTTGGTCTACGTTTATGATATCTATGGAATCGGGTTATATCAAAGTATTGATATTTCTGGTGAAACATCTCTACGCTTTTTCAGCTTTGTTAAGCCTTTGAAAAAACCTATGTAATACATGACACGtattatacatgtacacatatatacacagACACACAAACGCGTACACAACAAAACATGTAAGACATATTTCACCAAGTGCGTTCTGTATCcaatttcattataatctCCCGTTTGTATCTTATCTCCACTGAGAAAGCCTTAAAACGCGTGCGCGTTACACAACGTCGACACCACttttgttgaaatataaatgaaaccACAGAGAAATAGGGATGAgggattaaaaaaagaagtcaAGTCACAACAGTGATTGGTGCATTATATTTTCCTTCGCCCAGAGGTGCGTGCCAGTCTCGCAAGATAAGCAGGAGAAACTGGTGTGATTTTGTGAGATTCGTATGATAATGTTAAGTACTAAGAGTAAAGAACGATCACCGAAAAGTGGAAACACATGCGTGTCGGTGATTCAgtcattaatatatatgtaatatatattatatatacatatatacatatatatgtatatatgcacacatatatacacatatatgtgtatatgtatatatatataaaaactaatttacgaagaaaaaaggaagaaaagaagaaagaattccTCCACAGtcctttattatttaatattgaagTGAACAAAATGAGAAGTACTTGTATTTCTGGTGACCTAGATCGCATTGATCataaaaagacaaaataaatGTACCCTCATTTTTAGGTCACAACTACTCAATTCGTTTCCTTCATTAACCAATGGACCTCTCGTTTCAGccatttttatcttcatcgTCATTTTCAATGGCATCTAGTAATAGTTTGCCGACAAAATGTATGTGTATAATTCACTGTCAAGATTCGCGTTAACATATCTACGAAGTTTCATCGGTTCGGAAGCCTTTTATAGAGATATTAAGGCATACGAATCGCAAAAGGAGAGCTCTTAAAACTATTTTACTTCACTTGCGATCGTTCTGATAGTTGTTATCGTTATTGTGAAcataaagttaaaatttagTGATTTACGGCGAAAATGTTCTCACTTTGTAAAgatgcaaaaaaagaaagggaaagagtaATCACGACAAAGTCCTTTTGTAAATGGTGATATAGAAGTTATTCAAAGAACATCCCTATTTAAATGCTTAAACAAGTTATTGCTCGTTTCATCGATCATTGACGGTTAGTGTTTAAGTCTAagttaaaagaatatattccaatatttaatattaattttatattcgtgtCGCAAGTTATACATAGTCtaaactataattttatgaaagttcTTTACAGCGGGCGCTAAGAACCGATATtaagttttaaaaatgaaaagaaaaagcaagtCAGTATTGTATCTCAAGAATAACTAAAGCTTGAGATCTATTACAGAATCATATTCTCGTTTTCTTCAAGGATCGTTTCCCGAAACATTTATTCCTCGCAAATAAAATAGTGGAGATTCTACTTCAGTCACTCTTGTTCTCAATCTTTTGTCcgaaactatataaaatattaaaatgcgatatttatgaaactcCGTCGTGACGTGAATAagaagttatttatttttgatgtttatctttgaaaaataattccaataaatgtatttattcattcggctaaagaaaaaatattcgctATACGTTTTTTTCTCCTGTATTTGAGATTATACAttcataatttctattttatgtgAGATATTTTCCGCCATATCAAAGGCATACTTCACTTATCGTGCATGACGAAGCGACACAGTTTGTATAAAGTGTTGATATtaagttaataaattgttCCCATACATTAAAGTACTGATTAactcttatttcttttaatgtgAGAATAACAGGTTTTTTAGTTTAccaaaacaaatttttttaagtatatcATCACTCTATTATATGTAActcttaatttattcaatttatttataaatccaAACGTAAAATGCATCATAACCGAGCAATCAAGTATTactaatattaacattttatataatgacAAACAATTTTAGTTTACTATCAGTcataaaataagtataatttagGGGCTAATGAcctagattttttaatttggaatttttaaataataatgctACTATATGTTACATACCAGATAGTAACAATAcggaaatttcaatattttgaaataaataaaattaaaaaatttttttaaataattctacaaagtattatatatgtacttatacataatatatgcCCTTCTTTGATTCacttaattgaatttttacatttttaatttcatttcttatccttaataaaaaattggaagGCATTCTTTGTTTAGATCTTAACATTCATtagatacataaaaatttatgtaaaaaatactGTATTTCGTGCAAATCTGTCAGAGAagtatgttttataaatacttgATGTATCTTTACGATATACAACCTTCTggcataattttaaattgtaggCACACTTCATgtagtaaattttttaatatccttGCCTGATTCTCAGAATTCTGTAAATccatatttattatgatatatataggaacaaaaatttttaataatttacattggtctgaatatattattttgtgcTTTAAAATTTCTTGACTTAAAAAACTTACCTCATTTAATACAACAGTTGGTATGAAGGAAATTTGTGGTGTTAAAGCATTTGTTAATTCCCCATATTTAGCCAAAAGTTCTTTGCCCTTATCTCCAATAAAGCACTTAAAGATAGGATTATAATCTATGTTCATTTTTTTTGCACAAATTTCCATGATATTTACTGGCactatgttatttttaatcatacaAGATAGATACTCTAACTGAATGGAAGTATTCTTCAGGATATCTATGGAACATGCATGAATGATATTTGCTCCACATTCAATGGGTCCATGTTGGCACATAAATTCATACCCATTTTCTGTTTTCACAGTCTGtaagaattttgtaaactCAAATAAGCTTAGACTTTAAAAGTTCatacttattttcatttatctctagattaatcaaatatttccaaccaaaaaatgattaaatattaagtattAAGATAAGTAAGATATTTTCTAGTAATCTAATGTTAATTGTTACTAAAGtcaaaaataagataatactatAGTTTACCAATAATTAGtcattgttttaattttatattgtttcatgttattctttatgaaaatatatctcattatacatacgttataatgtaaaaagtaacgttaatacatatttaaaaaagggattatacagtataacaggataaaaatattttactatgtaTACTATCTACTGTATTAATATCTGTAGAATAATAAACACATAcatgaaaatcaaaattaacaTGTTACATTTTGTATGTATTGAGGAAAcatattgtttttaaatcatttttttctctttataaaGTATCCTACCGTAGCTTTCCCATATGGTATAAATTCCAACTGTAcattatttggaattttgtgGTACATTGGcaataattgttttatgaaaaagttGCGTGAATCTGGACATAGTGCTTCGTAATACACAGTTATGTGAACCTTTTGCTTACTCTCGTCATTTGTTAGCTGGTTGTCCTGAAGCTGTGCTATAGAAAACTTAGCAGATACCCAAGAAAATCGAGAAAGTtacagaataataaattaaaatttttatttaagccATTGacacgaaaataaaaattgtatctaatattttgtgttaatataatagataatttttacatttagaaaacaaaaatacaaattttgataaaatttctgattttGGACTTACTACaaatttttgcacatttatattttttacttatttaatgtaaatatgtgatatataatataataatgactAGAAGATAGGGATTGTCATCAAAACAGACCAAAGAAGCAGACCATAAGAAAAGCAATAAAGAtattatctatctatctatttaatgtaaataaaatgcatttttatacaatattcttATAATTGGAAAAGTTATTAagtcatttaattttaaataaaagtattaaagaaataacgaataattctaatatacaaatcagaaacaaatataatcttgaaaaattaaattattccattttgcATGACATTTGTTCGTAGACATATGGATTTTTACCTTCTATGCCATATTTCTCTTGAGTTAGATTCAACCATACTTTCGAGGATTGCCAAAGAAGTAAAACAGATATAGCAATCAATAACATCTTCCATCGAAAAATTCCTAGTCCCATTATCCGTAATTCTAAAGGTTGAAACTAGAACGATGGTACAGAATAAATCTTGCTCGtgatataacaattttaaaccAGACAAGAAATCTGTGGTGTCACATCGCAATAAACATGGAAGTGAATTAACAATATTCCGTACTGCCTACATTCCAACCGAGTttcattttatcataatataaaacgatacaCTTAATATAGATAAGATAAAATTCGATCAATATATTCCTTACTAATCATATTCTtaagattattttcaattctttttataagtCCACTAAATAAtggatatatatacatatgtatacatgattctttacttttacatttattattagtaaattaatccccataaatagaaaattaaattttggttatttataacttttgaaataatatgtTCTATtcacaaattatatatatatatatatatgtattattaacaGTGTTAAATCAGAGTCAACAAATAACCTCAAATATCAATGAATCATTGGAGAAAATTATCATATCTGCATAATCTGAATTCAACATGTGATGCTTTTAAAATCAAAACTATCacaaatatatgtttatatatatacaatttttataatcataaaaattgaagaaaatcaataattggaactaatttgtataataatgtCAAGATATTTATAGATCTTATACAtagtatttacaatatttttttcatattttttattaaatatattgtacattacattttttataaaattgaattttaatgaattaactaaagtaaaaaaattaaaatatttttgattgtCATTACTAAAATCTTAATACTTCTAgctatttttcaatgttttccaGTTCTTCCAAGAACATTTTACACTTTCCCTTAAGTATCTTAGTTGCTTCTACAAATAATACAGATGGTGGTAATGTTCCCACTGATTCAATGGTAACtatagaaagaaagatatacataattaatatatcaacATGTGCATAATCTTTAAATGgcaaatcttttaaataaagtatttaaacttACAAATAATGTGATTTCGCACTCTACTTAACCGTACATATCCTTTGAGGTCTTCATGTTGAAACACATTTCTAGAACAGCTATCATAGCGAGGATTTTTAACCTTCGCTTCACGTGATTCTGGATCACCTGGTTTGGTTTCAATTACTTCTATAACACCAATACTAAAGCAACTTTTTAAACGATCCGCCATTTCTCCTCTGACAGGTTTTATTAGTTGTATATCT
Encoded proteins:
- the LOC122573278 gene encoding GILT-like protein C02D5.2 isoform X3 — its product is MYHKIPNNVQLEFIPYGKATTVKTENGYEFMCQHGPIECGANIIHACSIDILKNTSIQLEYLSCMIKNNIVPVNIMEICAKKMNIDYNPIFKCFIGDKGKELLAKYGELTNALTPQISFIPTVVLNEVSFLSQEILKHKIIYSDQCKLLKIFVPIYIIINMDLQNSENQARILKNLLHEVCLQFKIMPEGCIS
- the LOC122573278 gene encoding GILT-like protein 1 isoform X1, coding for MGLGIFRWKMLLIAISVLLLWQSSKVWLNLTQEKYGIEAQLQDNQLTNDESKQKVHITVYYEALCPDSRNFFIKQLLPMYHKIPNNVQLEFIPYGKATTVKTENGYEFMCQHGPIECGANIIHACSIDILKNTSIQLEYLSCMIKNNIVPVNIMEICAKKMNIDYNPIFKCFIGDKGKELLAKYGELTNALTPQISFIPTVVLNEVSFLSQEILKHKIIYSDQCKLLKIFVPIYIIINMDLQNSENQARILKNLLHEVCLQFKIMPEGCIS
- the LOC122573279 gene encoding calmodulin, producing the protein MADQLTEEQIAEFKEAFSLFDKDGDGTITTKELGTVMRSLGQNPTEAELQDMINEVDADGNGTIDFPEFLTMMARKMKDTDSEEEIREAFRVFDKDGNGFISAAELRHVMTNLGEKLTDEEVDEMIREADIDGDGQVNYEEFVTMMTSK
- the LOC122573278 gene encoding GILT-like protein 1 isoform X2; the protein is MGLGIFRWKMLLIAISVLLLWQSSKVWLNLTQEKYGIEAQLQDNQLTNDESKQKVHITVYYEALCPDSRNFFIKQLLPMYHKIPNNVQLEFIPYGKATTVKTENGYEFMCQHGPIECGANIIHACSIDILKNTSIQLEYLSCMIKNNIVPVNIMEICAKKMNIDYNPIFKCFIGDKGKELLAKYGELTNALTPQISFIPTVVLNENSENQARILKNLLHEVCLQFKIMPEGCIS